The nucleotide window CGCAATCTGTACTTCGACACCGTGCTGTACACCGAAGAGGCGCTGTCGCTGCTGATCAAAACAGTGGGCGTCGATCGCTGTCTGTTCGGCACGGAATGCCCGGGCGTCGGTTCGGCCGTCAATCCCGCCACCGGCCGCTCGATGGACGACGTGCGCTCGCTCATCGACAAGCTCGACTGGCTGAGTGCGGACGACCGTCGCAAGATTTATGAAGACAACGCGCGTCACGTCTTCCGTCTGCCCGCCAAGGCCGCGGCATAACCGGCTGCGCACGACGCCATGAACATGTCCGACTTCACCGACACGCTGATCGTCAACGTCGTGCGACGCGCGCAGGAGACGGCCGCCGTTGCCGTCTTCGAACTGCGCACACCTGACGACAGTGCGCTGCCACCGTTCACCGCCGGGGCGCATATCGAGTTGTTCCTGCGCGACGGACTGTCGCGATGCTATTCGCTGCTCAACGATCCGGGAGAACGGCATCGCTATGTCATCGGCGTGAACCGTGATGCGGCGAGCCGTGGCGGCTCCGCCTTCGTGCACGAGCATCTGCACGAAGGCGCGGCGCTCAGGATCAGTGCACCGCGCAACCACTTTCCGCTCGACGAGACGGCGGCACACAGCGGGCACACCGTGCTCGTGGCGGGCGGCATCGGCGTCACGCCGTTGTTGTCGATGGCCGCCCGTCTCGAAGCGATGCAGCGCCCCTGGACGCTGCATTACTGTGCACGCTCCCGGGAGACGGCAGCGTTCGCAGAGCATCTGGAAGGCAGCGCTTTCGCCCATGGGTGCGTTGAATGGCACTTCGATCGCGCACCGGGACAAGGCTCGCTTGATCTCGGCCGGCTCATCGATGAAGCGCCTGCGGGCACGCACTTGTACTGCTGCGGACCGTCACCGATGTTGAAGGCGTTCGAGGCTGAAGTGGCACGCCGCGCAGATTGCCACGGACATGTGGAGTATTTCGCAGGCGCTGGTGCACCTGAAGTACTTGAAGGTTCCGCTGACCAATACGACGTGGTGCTCGCGAAAAGCGGGAAGATCGTCGTGGTCAAGCCGGGACAAACGATGCTCGATGCGTTGCTCGACGCCGGCGTGGACGCCCCGTATTCTTGTCGCGAAGGCGTTTGCGGGACGTGCGAAGTCGCAGTACTCGAAGGCACGCCCGAGCATCGTGACCTCGTGTTGAGTCAGGACGAACGGGCCAGCGGCCGCACCGTCATGATCTGCTGCTCCGGTTGCCGAGGCGACCGGCTGGTGCTCGATCTGTAGCAACGCCTATCACTATCAATGCGTCCGGCACAGGACGCTGGAGGAGACGACATGCAAAGCGGTTTCACTCATACCATCGACGGTCGCGGCGAATCGAGCGACGCCTCGTTCGACGTCATCAATCCCGGGACTGGCGCGCCGTTCGCCGCGTGTCCCGACGCATCTCGCGATCAACTTGATCGCGCGGTGGCTGCTGCGCGCCGTGCGTTCAGCAGCTGGCGAGGGACGACCCCGGCCGAGCGCCGCGACATGCTGCGCGGTTTTGCCGAGGCATTGCGTGCGCGCACCAACGAAATCGCCACGCTGCTCACCCGCGAGCAAGGCAAGCCGTTCGCCCGTGCGCAGGACGAACTGGGTCGCGCATTCGCCAATCTGGAAGGCCTGCTGGCCATCGACCTGAAGCCGGAGTTGTTGCGCGACAACGAACGCGGTCACGTTGAGTTGCAGTACCACCCGCTCGGTGTGGTCGGTGCGATCACCCCGTGGAATGTGCCCGTGCTGCTTGCGCTGCCGAAGATCACGCAGTCGCTCTACACGGGCAACACGATCGTGCTCAAGCCGTCGCCGTACACGCCGCTCACGACGCTGCTCATCGGCGAGATCGCGCGCGAGCATTTCCCGCCCGGCGTGGTGAACGTCATCGCCGGGGGCAACGATCTGGGCGCATGGATGACCGAACATCCCGGCATCGACAAAATCTCCTTCACCGGGTCGGTCGCGACCGGCAAGCGGGTCATGGCGAGTGCGGCAAACACGCTCAAGCGCGTGACGTTGGAGCTTGGCGGCAATGATGCGGCCATCGTGCTCGACGACGTCGATGTGAAGGCACTCGCACCACGCCTGTTCTGGGCATCGTTCGGCAACAGCGGCCAGATATGCATGGCCATCAAACGCCTGTATGTGCACGAGAAGGTGTACGACGCCATGTGCGACGCGCTCGCGGAGATCGCTCGCCGCGTGAAAGTCGGTGAAGGTTTCGAAGAGGGGGTGCTGATGGGCCCGGTGCAGAACCGCATGCAGTACGAGCGCGTGCTGGCGTTGATCGAGGACACGCGTCGCCAGAATGCGCGCATCTTGTGCGGCGGCGAAGCGTTGCCGCGGCCCGGCTATTTCATCGCACCGACCATCGTTGCCGATATTGCCGAAGGCACACGGCTGGTCGACGAGGAGCCTTTCGGGCCGGTGTTGCCGGTGATTCGGTTCAGCGACGTGGATGACGTCGTGCGCCGTGCCAACAACACGCGGTTCGGTTTGTCGGGCTCGGTCTGGAGTGCGGATCCCGAGCGGGCGCGAGCGATTGCGCAACGGCTCGAAGTGGGCACGGCGTGGATCAATCACCATGTAGGGGTGGAATACGACGTGCCGTTTGGCGGCACCAAGGAGTCGGGCATCGGTCGCGAGTACGGTGCGCAGGGCCTGAAAAACTACACCGAAACGCGGGCGGTGAGCGTTCCTGTTCTGCCGCCCATGCCGCCCATGCCGCCCGTTGCGTCGAAAGCGCCGCAGCGCTGAGCCCGTCAACGAATCGTTCAGGAGAGACGACATGTCCACCACGAATGCGCCGGGACACACCGGTATGAATCTGTCAGCGCGCGCCGATGCGCTGGAACATCGGATGATCGAGGAGCTCGACTGCAAGATCGTCCGCTCGGTATTGTTCACCTCGGGCGATCGCGATCCGACAGCACCGATCATGCCGCCCCCCGGCGGAAAGCCCGATCCCCGGCATTTCCTGATGGGCGACGATCCGCGCCTTCAGCCAATGCCGGAGCGGCCCACATTGCTCGACTTCTTCCGTCACCGCTTTGCACCTGCAAACCACTTGCTGCAAAGCGCAACGCACGCGCTCAAGGCCGGACACGACGAGAAGACGATTCTCGCGTGTCTGCTGCACGACATCAGCGTGTCGGGTTTCATTCGCGCCGATCACGGGTACTGGGGTGCGCAGTTGCTTGCGCCTTACGTCGATGAGGAAGTGAGTTGGGCCATCCGCTACCACCAGGCGCTTCGCTTCTTCCCGGATGCGTCGGTGGGTTACGACTACCCTGAGGCGTACATCCGGTACTTTGGCGGGGATTATGCGCCGGAGGACTACGTCAAAGCCGACTGGGAGTACGCCCGCAATCACAAGTGGTACATGACGAGCCGGCTGATCACGTTGAACGACATCTATTCGTTCGACCCGAACGCGCAGGTGAGCTGGGATCCGTTCATCGACATCATCGGCCGGCATTTCAAGCAGCCGAAGGAAGGACTGGGCTTCGATGGATCGGCGTCCGCTCATATGTGGCGGACTATTATCTGGCCGACGAAGTTTTTGTGATGACTCGCGGGGGCGGTGCGTTCGTAAATACGTTGCCGCCCGCCACCGGTTCAGAAAGCAAAAAGGGGATGCGTGAACATCGCATCCCCTTTTTTTCATCATGCGTCGGATGGTTGATCAACCGGCATGACCCGCCTGCATTACCAGCTCAGACGCACCCCGGCATTGCCTTCCGCCGTGCTCCGGTGCGAGCCGCCCAGATTGAACCAGTAGCCGCCCGTCAGATAGAGACTGACGCGTTGATTCAGCTTCGCGTAGACGCCAGCGCCCACGTGCCCTTGCGTCGACCCGACCGACGAATCGATCTTGGTGGAGTCGGAGAAGTTCACGGTGTCGGTGCCGCCGAAGTAGCGCAACACGTCCAGACGCAGATATGGTTTCCAGTTGATGCCGTTCGCCTGAAACTGCGTCTGAAGTCGCAAACCGAGTCGCCCGATCAGTTCGTTCGCGCTCTTGAACGACACGGTCGCCGCCGGATCGGTCAGATCGTTGATGTGCGTGTACTGATAGATCAACTGGGCTTGCGGTTCAAGTGATAAACCGTACGGCAGCGGCAACGGCACCCCGCCTTCCAGCGATGCCGTGAACGCATTGGCCCGCGTCGTCGCGGTATTGCCTTGCAGCGACGACGGATTCACCGACATGGTCGAGCCCATCAACACGGTATCGACATACCAGCCGCTCGGTGCGATGCGCGTCCAATAGGCGCCAAGGCTGTACGAGTTGATGGCGAGGCTGCCGGCGGCCAGATCCTGCGTGGCCAATGCGAACCCCTTCACGTCGCCACTGCCTCGGGCGAAGCCGAAGAATAGACCGGCGTGATCGCGGTAGCCGCTATCGGTCGTGTTCGAATAGACGTCCTGCCCGACTTGCAACCCGAAGATCGTGCCGCTGAACGACTGATTTACCGTACCCGTGTGATCCTGCGACATGTGATCGCCCCACACGCGGCCCCAGCCACCGCCCCACTTGCCGTTTTCATCGAGCAGGTCTTGCCCGCCCATGCGATCGTGGAACGTGCCGATCTGCTGCACGGCGATCTCGCGCGCCAATGCCGAAATCTGCGAGTAGACCGGGACTTCGGTTCGATACAGCGGCGTTTCGGGATCGACGGGCGGGACGGGCACGATCGGGTCGATCGGCGGACGGGTCGGGTCGAGCGTGGTCGAGCGCAGGTACCAGTTGTCTTGCGTGCCGGGGGTAATGCCACCGCGGTATAGGTAGTAGGTATAAGCCCCTGCATTCGCCGTGCCGCCGGTAAATGCCGAGCCCGCCGTTGACGCCCCGTTCACCGTCTGCACGACCTGAATACCGTCACCGGTCGTTTGCCCGCCCTTGCCACCCGCGTTGGCGATCTTCAGCGTGGTGCTGCCGGTCGC belongs to Pandoraea norimbergensis and includes:
- a CDS encoding PDR/VanB family oxidoreductase; the encoded protein is MSDFTDTLIVNVVRRAQETAAVAVFELRTPDDSALPPFTAGAHIELFLRDGLSRCYSLLNDPGERHRYVIGVNRDAASRGGSAFVHEHLHEGAALRISAPRNHFPLDETAAHSGHTVLVAGGIGVTPLLSMAARLEAMQRPWTLHYCARSRETAAFAEHLEGSAFAHGCVEWHFDRAPGQGSLDLGRLIDEAPAGTHLYCCGPSPMLKAFEAEVARRADCHGHVEYFAGAGAPEVLEGSADQYDVVLAKSGKIVVVKPGQTMLDALLDAGVDAPYSCREGVCGTCEVAVLEGTPEHRDLVLSQDERASGRTVMICCSGCRGDRLVLDL
- a CDS encoding HD domain-containing protein; translated protein: MSTTNAPGHTGMNLSARADALEHRMIEELDCKIVRSVLFTSGDRDPTAPIMPPPGGKPDPRHFLMGDDPRLQPMPERPTLLDFFRHRFAPANHLLQSATHALKAGHDEKTILACLLHDISVSGFIRADHGYWGAQLLAPYVDEEVSWAIRYHQALRFFPDASVGYDYPEAYIRYFGGDYAPEDYVKADWEYARNHKWYMTSRLITLNDIYSFDPNAQVSWDPFIDIIGRHFKQPKEGLGFDGSASAHMWRTIIWPTKFL
- a CDS encoding aldehyde dehydrogenase family protein, producing the protein MQSGFTHTIDGRGESSDASFDVINPGTGAPFAACPDASRDQLDRAVAAARRAFSSWRGTTPAERRDMLRGFAEALRARTNEIATLLTREQGKPFARAQDELGRAFANLEGLLAIDLKPELLRDNERGHVELQYHPLGVVGAITPWNVPVLLALPKITQSLYTGNTIVLKPSPYTPLTTLLIGEIAREHFPPGVVNVIAGGNDLGAWMTEHPGIDKISFTGSVATGKRVMASAANTLKRVTLELGGNDAAIVLDDVDVKALAPRLFWASFGNSGQICMAIKRLYVHEKVYDAMCDALAEIARRVKVGEGFEEGVLMGPVQNRMQYERVLALIEDTRRQNARILCGGEALPRPGYFIAPTIVADIAEGTRLVDEEPFGPVLPVIRFSDVDDVVRRANNTRFGLSGSVWSADPERARAIAQRLEVGTAWINHHVGVEYDVPFGGTKESGIGREYGAQGLKNYTETRAVSVPVLPPMPPMPPVASKAPQR